The proteins below come from a single Erythrobacter sp. SG61-1L genomic window:
- a CDS encoding nucleoside triphosphate pyrophosphatase yields MTAPLGSPQLILASASPRRRELLARLGIVPAAIRASDIDETPYRAEIPRAYALRMAREKALASHQGLAAGDPSFILSGDTVVACGRRILPKAEDEATARSCLRLLSGRRHRVLSAIALLSPTGALQERLSETIVRFKSLSDEEIEAYVAGGEWHGKAGGYAIQGAAEGLIVWISGSHSGVMGLPLFETRALLKSAGFPLG; encoded by the coding sequence GTGACCGCGCCCCTCGGCTCCCCGCAGCTGATCCTGGCTTCCGCCAGCCCACGTCGGCGCGAATTGCTCGCGCGGCTGGGCATCGTGCCCGCTGCGATCCGCGCCTCCGACATTGACGAAACGCCGTACCGCGCGGAAATCCCGCGCGCCTATGCCCTGCGCATGGCGCGGGAAAAGGCGCTGGCTTCCCATCAGGGGCTTGCGGCGGGCGATCCCTCCTTCATCCTGTCGGGCGATACGGTGGTGGCCTGCGGGCGCCGCATCCTGCCCAAGGCTGAAGATGAAGCGACCGCACGTTCATGCCTGCGCCTGCTTTCCGGCCGCCGCCACCGCGTGCTGTCCGCCATTGCCCTTCTCTCACCCACCGGTGCCCTTCAGGAGCGGCTGAGCGAAACCATCGTGCGCTTCAAGAGCCTGTCCGACGAGGAAATCGAAGCCTATGTCGCGGGCGGCGAATGGCACGGCAAAGCCGGCGGCTATGCCATTCAGGGTGCGGCCGAAGGGCTGATCGTCTGGATCAGCGGCAGCCATTCGGGCGTGATGGGCCTGCCCCTGTTTGAAACGCGAGCGCTGCTCA
- the infA gene encoding translation initiation factor IF-1: protein MAKEELLEMRGKVVELLPNAMFRVELENGHEILGHTAGKMRKNRIRVLVGDEVLVELTPYDLTKGRITYRFMPGRGGPGPQ from the coding sequence ATGGCTAAAGAAGAACTCCTCGAAATGCGCGGCAAGGTAGTGGAATTGCTGCCTAACGCGATGTTCCGGGTCGAGCTCGAAAACGGCCATGAAATCCTCGGCCACACTGCCGGCAAGATGCGCAAGAACCGCATTCGCGTCCTCGTGGGCGATGAAGTGCTGGTTGAACTGACGCCCTACGATCTGACGAAGGGCCGCATCACCTACCGCTTCATGCCCGGCCGGGGCGGCCCCGGCCCGCAATAA